The following proteins are encoded in a genomic region of Gimesia algae:
- a CDS encoding Mrp/NBP35 family ATP-binding protein translates to MANAELNEANLKSCLSSVVDPVFEKPLSVSGFLKSVTTDDSSRVSVEVELPVPSYPKESELSELIQATIQQAFPECQDVSVKYSVNIRGKQSGGRIGLNVKNIIAVGAGKGGVGKSTVAASLAYALQHFGARVGLVDADVYGPSIPHLVGTSEKPVAQEFHNKDGQAVTRIVPVEARGLKVMSMAFFVEPDQAVIWRGPMLHKAITQFLQDTEWGELDYLIIDMPPGTGDVSLTLSQLIDLAGAVVVCSPQKVALLDAVKAVQMFRQVKIPVLGIVENMSGDIFGRGGAQEKGKDLQIPFLGEIPMNAEIREKSDSGNISELLTEELESQQYLLKVAENTSIEIARTLIEKPSRPPLEIL, encoded by the coding sequence ATGGCGAATGCTGAATTGAATGAAGCGAATCTCAAGAGTTGTCTTTCTTCCGTAGTAGATCCCGTATTTGAAAAACCGCTGTCTGTGTCCGGATTTTTGAAATCAGTCACAACTGATGATTCGTCCCGGGTTTCAGTTGAGGTTGAACTACCGGTTCCTTCGTATCCGAAGGAGTCAGAACTGTCGGAGTTAATTCAAGCGACGATCCAGCAGGCGTTTCCTGAATGTCAGGATGTCAGCGTCAAATACAGTGTTAATATTCGCGGCAAGCAGTCTGGTGGTCGTATCGGGCTCAATGTGAAAAATATCATTGCTGTTGGCGCCGGCAAGGGTGGTGTGGGCAAGAGCACCGTCGCAGCAAGTCTGGCTTATGCACTACAACATTTTGGGGCCCGGGTCGGACTGGTTGATGCTGACGTCTACGGTCCCAGTATTCCGCATCTGGTGGGAACCAGTGAAAAGCCGGTTGCTCAGGAGTTTCATAATAAAGATGGGCAGGCAGTAACCCGCATTGTTCCCGTTGAAGCCAGGGGACTCAAAGTCATGTCGATGGCATTCTTTGTAGAACCTGATCAGGCAGTGATCTGGCGCGGGCCGATGCTGCATAAGGCGATTACTCAATTCCTGCAGGATACGGAGTGGGGAGAACTGGATTATCTGATTATTGACATGCCACCAGGCACAGGAGATGTCTCACTCACTCTGTCTCAGTTAATTGATCTGGCAGGTGCCGTAGTAGTCTGTTCTCCTCAAAAGGTGGCTTTACTGGATGCTGTCAAAGCCGTCCAGATGTTTCGGCAGGTGAAAATTCCTGTGCTGGGAATTGTCGAAAATATGTCGGGAGATATTTTTGGACGCGGGGGAGCACAGGAGAAGGGAAAAGACCTGCAGATTCCCTTTTTAGGTGAAATACCCATGAATGCAGAAATTCGTGAAAAATCTGATTCAGGCAATATTTCCGAATTGCTGACAGAAGAGCTTGAATCCCAACAGTATCTACTGAAGGTTGCAGAAAATACTTCGATTGAAATTGCCCGCACTCTGATTGAAAAACCTTCAAGACCTCCCCTGGAAATACTATAA